A genomic region of Peptoniphilus sp. ING2-D1G contains the following coding sequences:
- a CDS encoding Ser/Thr protein phosphatase family protein (High confidence in function and specificity) encodes MIWAIGDLHFDPVGDKPMDIFGINWIMHKEKIISHWKEVVAEEDLVLLVGDISWGLKLKDSIVDLEEIDFLPGKKIISKGNHDYWWSSMNKMDEIGLKTIKFLNNNSYIYDDIAIFGTRGWISKDTPGFTEKDGRIFERELNRLKNSHDSITSCSKKIAMIHYPPFDQSGDLNEFSNFFSEVSTDLCIYGHLHGDGHKFVIEGEFKNVNYRCVASDYVDFKLQEVTV; translated from the coding sequence ATGATTTGGGCAATAGGAGATTTGCATTTTGATCCTGTAGGGGATAAACCCATGGATATTTTTGGAATAAATTGGATAATGCATAAAGAAAAAATTATTTCCCATTGGAAAGAGGTAGTTGCTGAAGAGGATTTGGTATTATTGGTGGGAGATATAAGTTGGGGATTAAAACTTAAGGACAGTATAGTTGATTTAGAAGAGATAGATTTTCTGCCGGGTAAGAAAATCATTTCAAAGGGCAATCACGATTACTGGTGGAGTTCCATGAATAAAATGGATGAAATAGGACTTAAGACCATAAAATTTTTAAACAATAACAGCTATATATATGACGATATTGCCATATTCGGCACAAGGGGTTGGATTTCAAAAGACACCCCCGGTTTTACCGAAAAGGATGGGAGAATTTTTGAAAGGGAATTGAACAGATTAAAAAATTCTCACGACAGCATAACTTCATGCTCAAAAAAAATAGCTATGATCCATTATCCACCCTTTGATCAGTCCGGAGATCTGAATGAATTTTCAAATTTTTTTAGTGAAGTAAGTACAGATTTATGCATTTACGGTCATTTACACGGAGATGGGCATAAATTTGTGATAGAGGGGGAATTTAAAAATGTAAATTACAGATGTGTAGCATCTGATTATGTAGATTTTAAATTACAGGAGGTAACAGTTTAA
- a CDS encoding hypothetical protein (High confidence in function and specificity) encodes MKIMRQQPKKKNYKLYNIIFPIWFLIALPPVWIFTIPANFIIDSIVILLGMKKLKIQEIKKNYKKSIIKVVFLGFLSDILSGIALFAVAMILPGNLQNNLFDGVFYEPTKSIYSFAVVAITILFAAVLIYLFNKKFSFNKTDLTKDEIHKLSLYLSIFTAPYFFMVSLNFIDSIFNIY; translated from the coding sequence ATGAAGATAATGAGACAACAACCGAAGAAAAAAAACTATAAACTCTACAATATAATATTTCCCATCTGGTTTTTAATCGCTTTGCCACCGGTTTGGATATTCACAATACCGGCAAATTTCATAATTGACTCCATTGTAATACTATTGGGAATGAAAAAATTAAAAATTCAAGAAATCAAAAAAAACTATAAAAAATCTATAATCAAAGTAGTATTTTTGGGATTCTTAAGCGATATTCTATCGGGGATTGCACTGTTTGCCGTGGCTATGATCCTGCCGGGAAATTTACAAAATAATTTATTTGATGGGGTATTTTACGAGCCGACAAAAAGCATCTACAGCTTCGCAGTAGTGGCAATCACTATACTTTTTGCAGCTGTGCTGATATACTTATTTAACAAAAAATTTTCCTTTAATAAAACTGATTTAACAAAGGACGAAATTCATAAACTCTCCCTATACTTATCAATCTTTACAGCCCCGTATTTTTTCATGGTGAGTTTAAATTTTATAGACAGCATTTTCAACATATATTAA
- the ppsA gene encoding Phosphoenolpyruvate synthase (High confidence in function and specificity), with translation MAGYTYIKWFNEISKEDVSIVGGKGANLGELTKMNLPVPPGFCVTSEAYNKFIEYASLDDTVKFLMSSVDVEDVDSLFEASKAIQDKIIESDFYPQLESEIKEAYKEFSANIGVVDPEVAVRSSATAEDLPDASFAGQQDTYLHIRGEEELLKHVRKCFASLWTSRAIYYREKQDFDHFDVALSVVIQKMVNSEKSGVMFTANPVNGNKDEMMINASWGLGEAVVSGIVTPDEYIINKKTKEIVEKNISTKNYMVIKNKSGIGTEQVLVKDYLGEEYVAGECLTEKEIKGLIERGLKVEELYGSVQDTEWGFDKDTKEFYFLQSRPITTLKDGEEEMEEKELKKEVLKMLVKGLPASPGIGRGKVKLIKDISEINLVEDGDILVTEMTNPDMVPAMRKAAGVVTDEGGRTCHAAIVSRELQIPCIVGSKNATKVLKTGDTVTVDATRGIVYEGDVLKEEKKEKKAGEGSITVGEDLTAAIRNLVAPVTATKIYMNLGEPELIERYKDLPFDGIGLMRTEFIFTNMIGAHPMYLVKNNQGDFMIEKLAEGISKVAQAIYPRNIVVRMSDFRTNEFRGLKGGDEVEPIEANPMIGWRGVSRYISPEYEEGFRLECRAMKKVREEYGLDNVIAMLPFVRTIEELVEVKEIMASEGLKQNKNFKIWIMAEVPSVVFQAEEFAELVDGFSIGSNDLTQLVMGADRDSGILNNMGYFDERNEPVKRALKILIEACNKKGKTCSICGQGPSQYPELAEYLVECGVTSISVNPDTVEYTRRLIASVEQKMILRSLRENR, from the coding sequence ATGGCTGGATATACTTATATTAAATGGTTTAATGAAATTTCTAAAGAAGATGTCAGTATTGTAGGTGGAAAAGGAGCCAATTTAGGCGAACTTACAAAAATGAATTTACCTGTTCCGCCGGGATTTTGTGTTACATCTGAAGCTTACAATAAGTTTATTGAATATGCTTCATTAGATGATACGGTAAAGTTTTTAATGTCTTCCGTGGATGTGGAAGATGTAGATTCACTTTTTGAAGCATCTAAGGCGATTCAAGATAAAATAATCGAAAGCGATTTTTATCCGCAATTAGAAAGTGAAATAAAAGAAGCCTATAAAGAATTTTCTGCAAATATAGGAGTTGTCGATCCTGAGGTAGCTGTAAGATCTTCGGCAACTGCGGAAGATTTGCCTGATGCATCCTTTGCAGGTCAACAAGATACTTATCTTCACATCAGAGGCGAAGAAGAACTGTTAAAGCATGTCAGAAAGTGTTTTGCTTCACTTTGGACATCAAGAGCAATATACTACAGAGAAAAACAAGATTTTGATCATTTTGATGTTGCCTTGTCGGTTGTAATTCAAAAAATGGTCAATTCTGAAAAGTCCGGGGTAATGTTCACAGCAAATCCTGTAAATGGAAATAAAGATGAAATGATGATAAATGCAAGTTGGGGATTAGGTGAAGCGGTAGTATCGGGAATCGTAACTCCTGATGAATATATAATAAATAAAAAAACTAAAGAAATAGTGGAAAAAAACATATCTACAAAAAACTACATGGTAATAAAAAACAAGAGCGGAATAGGAACCGAACAAGTACTTGTTAAAGATTACTTAGGAGAAGAATATGTAGCTGGAGAATGTTTGACCGAAAAGGAAATTAAAGGCCTAATTGAACGTGGGCTTAAAGTCGAAGAATTATACGGAAGTGTTCAGGATACTGAGTGGGGATTTGATAAAGATACTAAGGAATTTTACTTCTTACAATCAAGACCTATTACAACCTTAAAAGATGGAGAGGAAGAAATGGAAGAAAAAGAACTTAAAAAAGAAGTATTAAAAATGCTTGTAAAAGGCTTACCGGCATCTCCGGGAATCGGAAGAGGAAAAGTAAAGCTGATTAAAGATATTTCTGAAATAAATCTCGTAGAAGATGGCGACATACTTGTAACTGAAATGACTAATCCGGATATGGTTCCAGCAATGAGAAAAGCGGCTGGAGTTGTAACAGATGAAGGTGGAAGAACTTGCCACGCTGCAATAGTATCGAGAGAACTTCAAATTCCATGTATAGTTGGTTCAAAAAATGCTACAAAAGTATTAAAGACAGGAGATACGGTAACCGTCGATGCAACAAGGGGAATCGTGTATGAAGGTGACGTATTAAAAGAAGAAAAGAAAGAAAAAAAAGCAGGAGAGGGTTCAATAACCGTTGGAGAAGATTTAACTGCAGCCATAAGAAATTTAGTTGCTCCTGTAACAGCTACTAAAATTTACATGAATTTAGGAGAACCTGAATTAATTGAAAGATATAAGGATCTTCCCTTTGACGGAATAGGTTTGATGAGAACCGAGTTTATATTTACAAATATGATAGGAGCACATCCTATGTATCTTGTTAAAAATAATCAAGGTGACTTCATGATAGAAAAACTTGCGGAAGGAATATCTAAGGTAGCTCAAGCGATTTATCCGAGAAATATAGTTGTAAGAATGTCCGACTTCAGAACTAACGAATTCAGAGGATTAAAGGGCGGAGACGAAGTAGAACCCATTGAAGCAAACCCGATGATAGGCTGGAGAGGCGTATCGAGATATATATCTCCTGAATACGAAGAAGGATTTAGACTTGAATGCAGAGCCATGAAGAAAGTCAGAGAAGAATACGGATTAGACAATGTAATTGCCATGCTTCCCTTTGTCAGAACTATAGAGGAACTCGTTGAAGTTAAAGAGATTATGGCCAGCGAAGGTTTAAAACAAAACAAAAACTTTAAAATTTGGATAATGGCGGAAGTTCCTTCGGTAGTTTTCCAAGCGGAAGAATTTGCAGAACTTGTTGACGGATTCTCCATAGGCTCAAACGATCTTACACAACTTGTAATGGGTGCAGATAGAGACTCGGGAATTTTAAATAATATGGGATATTTCGATGAAAGAAACGAACCTGTAAAAAGAGCTCTTAAAATTTTAATTGAAGCTTGTAATAAAAAAGGAAAAACATGTTCAATTTGTGGACAAGGTCCAAGCCAATATCCTGAACTTGCAGAATATTTAGTTGAATGTGGAGTTACATCCATTAGTGTAAATCCCGATACTGTTGAATACACAAGAAGACTTATAGCTTCAGTAGAACAAAAAATGATACTTAGAAGCTTAAGAGAAAACAGATAA
- a CDS encoding adenylate cyclase (ATP <=> 3',5'-cyclic AMP + diphosphate; High confidence in function and specificity), with protein MEIEKEVKILGIDVVEVEKNLIKLGAKLISKEDQENIRVDSSENPIEPKAQGYLRIRTVEDKITGKSEMYFTFKKHITDIEIRKNIEYTTKIENKEELIKILKVMGYNIFDVGYKKRTSYELESMRFDIDTWDVNTYPDPFLEIEFDNEKHLYDILNKLNIDKSKISTKSIAELKNFYKNSMTY; from the coding sequence ATGGAAATTGAAAAAGAAGTTAAAATTTTGGGCATAGATGTAGTTGAAGTGGAAAAAAACCTGATAAAATTGGGAGCAAAATTAATTTCAAAGGAAGATCAGGAGAATATAAGGGTCGATTCATCTGAAAATCCAATAGAACCCAAAGCTCAAGGATATTTGAGAATACGAACTGTAGAGGATAAAATCACGGGCAAAAGTGAAATGTATTTTACCTTTAAAAAGCATATTACTGATATTGAAATAAGAAAAAATATTGAATACACAACTAAGATTGAAAACAAAGAAGAATTGATAAAGATATTAAAAGTAATGGGATACAATATTTTTGATGTGGGATATAAAAAAAGGACGTCCTACGAATTGGAAAGCATGAGATTTGACATAGATACATGGGATGTTAATACTTATCCAGATCCCTTTCTTGAAATAGAATTCGATAATGAAAAACACTTATATGATATACTAAATAAATTAAATATTGATAAAAGTAAAATTTCTACTAAATCCATTGCAGAACTTAAAAATTTTTATAAAAACAGTATGACATATTGA
- a CDS encoding putative Ser/Thr protein phosphatase family protein (Predicted phosphohydrolases [General function prediction only]; High confidence in function and specificity) produces MKIVHMADVHLGRFYKGKLTMDLASKRREELWQTFEKNIKYIRDNGVDVLLLCGDIYEREHFTSSDMDRFTFLLNTLKETEVFIIAGNHDYIDSNSLILNCNFNKNIHLFVEEDHFQINDLNLRVYGFSWDKGFDFSKDLKFELDSDFINILMLHGSTLSKEHFYLDKNVLNSLEFDYIALGHIHIRQKITDRAYYSGSPEPVSFKDMGDHGFIEIELKDELSVAFKGESLRNYIKHEVYINPSMDLYEVKEIIEDKLKYCQNDFNRIILKGRYDDIDYLVSFLEKNLNYFYFEIENNLKVSYDIEELLMKNKDNILGRFIECSKDDEKVLEYGIRALLEAKNEN; encoded by the coding sequence ATGAAAATAGTTCATATGGCGGATGTGCATTTAGGTAGATTTTATAAAGGGAAGCTAACCATGGATCTCGCATCGAAAAGAAGAGAAGAGCTTTGGCAAACCTTTGAAAAGAATATAAAATACATTAGAGACAATGGAGTGGATGTCTTACTTTTATGTGGAGATATATACGAAAGAGAGCACTTTACTTCATCTGATATGGATAGATTCACTTTTTTACTCAATACTTTAAAAGAAACGGAAGTTTTTATTATTGCGGGTAATCACGATTATATTGATTCTAATTCATTGATTTTAAATTGCAATTTTAATAAAAATATTCATTTATTTGTGGAAGAAGACCATTTTCAAATAAATGATTTAAATTTAAGGGTTTATGGATTTTCATGGGACAAAGGTTTTGATTTTTCAAAGGATTTAAAATTCGAATTAGATTCTGATTTTATTAATATATTGATGCTACACGGAAGCACTCTTTCAAAAGAACATTTTTATTTGGACAAAAATGTATTAAATTCTTTAGAGTTCGACTATATTGCTTTAGGACATATTCACATCAGACAAAAAATTACAGACAGAGCTTATTATTCGGGATCCCCTGAACCGGTCAGCTTTAAAGACATGGGAGATCACGGTTTTATTGAGATAGAATTAAAGGATGAATTAAGCGTTGCCTTTAAAGGAGAGTCTTTGAGAAACTATATTAAGCACGAAGTATATATCAATCCGTCCATGGACTTATATGAAGTAAAGGAAATTATAGAAGATAAATTGAAATATTGTCAAAATGATTTTAACAGAATTATTTTAAAGGGAAGATACGATGATATAGACTATTTAGTTTCTTTTTTAGAAAAGAATTTAAATTATTTTTATTTTGAAATAGAAAACAATCTAAAAGTTTCCTACGATATTGAAGAATTGTTGATGAAAAACAAGGATAACATTTTAGGTAGATTTATAGAATGTTCAAAGGACGATGAAAAAGTTCTTGAATATGGCATAAGGGCATTATTGGAGGCAAAAAATGAAAATTGA
- a CDS encoding Hypothetical protein (Family membership) gives MKIEKLDLIAFGKFKDFHINLEEGINVIKGNNESGKSTISAFIRGIFYGFVKDSLKKRSYENDKFKYKPWIHEEYRGYIILEYKNETYRVERDFENSEISLTNLTKSYDLSKDERLFKYSKVAQPGALFFDVNSRVFSNTFYIGQLESEVAQGSYESLKEKFENFLTTEDEKFDGRKSVEILREKLAQLGKENKKNSEIGEIYSRLEKTNEYILGYAGIEKDLSGIKKQLKEIEEKIVYAKNRNLLISKVEDQRKYDKITGYQEKIKELESEIDEDCTIDYETYEKLTDLEKRYYFLENKFKEIMEKIDKDIEEPNNETLQEYRDDLIGIRTLNNRISELNSKNYSKEMNFLLDEINSNKIVSNKYFFVVSISLLITATILMFSLINKKYIFIVLIPFILTYAYLRVQKFRISKDYVNRLNIKLKDYKQKSYDKTVEKKKIDKDFDELFDKYEVKMPDLKLSKDETIQKRYAVLQDKLEHLINLENEDSFKYNLKKEELKVNEIKLENIKSEMRKIGKIVKEICLKHNTDSIEDFKDKFNNGIIQSSKNSEIKILTNNIENLLGSRKQESLNHNIDLEKIEIEENILNINSLEIERVKIKQNLINVENKYKEYLELLDEKKYLSSKIEELNEKKEHLEKAAEIIEKLLEKNAEELLPKIIDKVEFYLSKITKQKYGKVIIDDKFNISIYDKSKKNFVKLESLSNGTVDQVYFSFRLSVTDYIFEEVPLILDDHFLQYDDLRMENILDYLSEEKRQIIIFTATDRETKALKKLNKKYNLIEME, from the coding sequence ATGAAAATTGAAAAGTTGGATTTAATTGCCTTTGGGAAATTCAAAGATTTTCATATAAACTTAGAGGAAGGTATAAATGTCATAAAAGGAAACAACGAAAGCGGCAAATCAACTATTTCGGCCTTTATCAGAGGTATATTCTACGGTTTTGTGAAGGACTCACTTAAGAAAAGAAGCTATGAGAACGACAAGTTTAAGTACAAACCCTGGATACATGAAGAATACAGAGGCTATATTATTCTTGAGTATAAGAACGAAACATACAGAGTAGAAAGAGATTTTGAGAATTCAGAAATCAGTTTGACAAATTTAACTAAATCATATGATCTTTCAAAAGATGAAAGATTATTTAAATATTCAAAAGTTGCTCAGCCGGGAGCATTGTTTTTCGATGTAAACAGTCGTGTTTTTTCAAATACCTTCTATATAGGTCAATTGGAATCGGAAGTGGCTCAGGGAAGCTATGAAAGCTTAAAGGAGAAATTTGAAAATTTTTTAACGACTGAAGATGAAAAATTTGATGGAAGAAAATCAGTTGAAATATTAAGGGAAAAACTCGCTCAACTGGGCAAAGAAAACAAAAAAAACAGTGAGATCGGAGAAATTTATTCAAGACTTGAAAAAACCAATGAATATATATTGGGGTATGCGGGAATAGAAAAGGATTTAAGCGGTATAAAAAAACAACTAAAAGAGATAGAAGAAAAAATAGTTTATGCAAAGAATAGAAACCTATTGATTTCAAAGGTTGAAGATCAAAGAAAATACGACAAAATAACAGGATATCAAGAAAAAATAAAAGAGTTGGAATCAGAAATAGACGAAGATTGCACCATTGATTATGAAACCTATGAAAAATTGACAGATTTAGAAAAGAGATATTATTTTCTTGAGAATAAATTTAAGGAGATAATGGAAAAAATCGATAAAGATATTGAAGAACCAAACAATGAAACATTGCAGGAATACAGAGATGACTTAATAGGCATAAGGACTTTAAACAACAGAATAAGCGAATTGAATTCTAAAAACTATTCAAAGGAAATGAACTTTTTACTTGATGAAATAAACAGCAATAAAATTGTTTCCAACAAATATTTTTTCGTTGTGTCAATATCTTTATTAATAACGGCAACAATTTTGATGTTTTCTTTGATAAATAAAAAATATATTTTCATTGTACTCATTCCTTTTATATTGACTTATGCTTATTTGAGAGTGCAGAAATTCAGGATATCAAAGGATTATGTCAACAGATTAAATATTAAATTAAAAGACTACAAACAAAAGTCTTACGATAAAACAGTAGAAAAGAAAAAAATCGATAAGGATTTTGATGAACTTTTTGATAAATATGAAGTGAAAATGCCTGACTTAAAATTAAGCAAGGATGAGACTATTCAAAAAAGATATGCCGTCCTTCAAGATAAATTGGAACATCTCATAAATTTGGAAAACGAAGACAGTTTTAAATACAATTTAAAAAAAGAAGAATTGAAAGTCAATGAAATTAAGCTGGAAAATATAAAATCTGAAATGCGGAAAATTGGAAAAATTGTGAAGGAAATCTGCTTAAAACACAACACAGACAGTATTGAAGATTTTAAGGACAAGTTTAACAATGGTATTATCCAAAGCTCTAAAAATTCTGAGATTAAAATCCTCACAAATAATATCGAAAATTTGCTTGGAAGCAGGAAACAAGAGTCTTTAAATCACAATATAGACTTAGAGAAAATAGAAATTGAAGAGAATATTTTAAATATTAATTCTTTGGAAATTGAAAGAGTAAAAATAAAACAGAATTTAATAAATGTCGAGAATAAATACAAGGAATATTTAGAATTATTAGATGAAAAAAAATACCTGTCATCTAAAATTGAAGAGCTTAATGAAAAGAAAGAACACCTTGAAAAAGCGGCGGAAATAATAGAAAAACTCTTAGAAAAAAATGCAGAAGAGCTTTTACCTAAAATTATAGATAAAGTTGAATTTTATCTATCCAAGATAACTAAGCAAAAGTACGGAAAAGTTATAATCGATGACAAATTCAACATAAGTATTTACGATAAGAGTAAAAAAAATTTTGTTAAATTGGAAAGTTTGAGCAATGGAACTGTGGATCAAGTGTATTTTTCCTTCAGACTATCTGTAACTGATTATATATTTGAAGAAGTTCCGTTGATACTTGATGATCATTTCCTTCAATATGATGATCTTAGGATGGAAAATATTTTAGACTACTTATCTGAAGAAAAAAGACAGATTATTATTTTTACTGCCACAGATAGAGAAACTAAGGCGTTGAAAAAATTAAATAAAAAATATAACTTAATTGAAATGGAGTAG